ACGCCGGCAACTGTCATCGCCAGAATGGGACTAGTTTCAAATTTAATGGAAGCTCCATAAGCCAGCAGAATAGGCATGAAATAAAAAGCCGCGTCCGCAATGGTATTAAGGATATAGTAGTTTTGGCTTTCTGTCGTTACAAGGCCTGTCAGCACAAGTACAGCTAATATCGCTTTGATCATACCCGCGCCAATGATTGCCGGAATTACCGGAGTAAATGTTGTTGAGATCACGCTGATGAATCTGGAGATCCAGCTCTGTTTTTGTTTTGGTCCGTTATTTTTGCCAGAATCCGATTTGGATTCCGCACTTCGGGTAGCCGAACCCATCTGCTGAGTGATAACTCGGTAGACCTGCTGCACCTCATTGCCCACAACGACCTGGTATTGTCCACCATTGTTCACAACAGTAATGACACCTGGAAGTGCTTTGAGTTTTTCTGTCTCCGCTTTGGAGATATCGTGCAGTTCGAACCGGAGTCGGGTTGCGCAGTGCGTAAGCCGAGCGATGTTATCCTTCTTTCCAACCAATTCCGTAATCTCTTGTCCCAACTTGCGATAATCCATACCATTGCCTCATTTCTGAATTTGGATATAAAAAAAGACCAAAACGATATGCCTTCCCCTACTCACATAAGGAAAATGCAAAATCATTTTGGTCATGCCTGCTTTACCAGTAACAGCCAAACACTGCTAATATTCAATTCGTTATCGATGTAAACGTTTACTGGATCATAATATCACACAATAAATTAGTTAGCAATCACTTTATTCGACATTTTTCTGCAAGTTAATTTGCTTGATTCGACTTGATCATTAGCGGCCTTCTATAGGCTTCCACCCATTCCCCTTCTCAATTGCCTACATACAATACATTAGACTAATGAACAGGAGTGATGTGATATGACATTTTTACCTCCTTTTGGACCTGGTGGAGGATTTGGCGGACCTGGGGGTCCCGGAGGACCAGGAGGACCCGGCGGATTTCCTGGTCCGCCATCGTTCCCCGGGGGTGGAGGCGGCGGACCACAAGGCGTGCAGGCACCTACAGGGCCGCCACCATCATTCATTCCACAGCAACCCGCTTCGTTATATGCGGTAGATCCAAGAGCCATATCCGGCTGTCTGTTTCGCTACACATATATTTGGCCGGATCGTGGTCCCGGCTTCTGGATGTACCCTGTATTTGTAGGTAGAAATTCGGTGGCTGGCTTCCGTTGGAATGGCTTCTTCTGGCTATACACCGGCATTGATCTGCAGCGAATCAGCTCGTTTAGCTGTTTCTAGAAGTAAATCCCCCTGTATGCGGATTAATCCACATACAGGGGGATTTAGATTTATGGAATATTCACCTTGTCTAAAGCAACTTAATCAGCTTTTCTAGCTCATCAACCAAACTCTTTGCAAGTTCAAAATTAGTATCTTTTAAAGCCAATTCAATTTTCATTTCAACAGACTTTTTCTTTTGTTCATTTTCTAGATAGTTTTCATCAAAATGACTCGCATAAATCATCTGTCTAAATTCTTCTATACTCATTTTACTAATCGTTTTGTCCTCGATAATTAAAACATAATCCATACCATTTACAACCGAATAGAAATCATGAGAAATCATGATAATCGCACCTTTGTAGTCTTCAATGGCTTTCTCCAATGCGATTTGTGTATAGATGTCTAAATGGCTTGTCGGTTCATCCAAGAGCAATACGTTGGCTTGACTGGCAGAAACTTTAGCCAATTGAAGCATGTTTTTTTCTCCGCCAGATAACGATTCAATCTTTTGATCAAGGATTTCTCCTTCAAAGCCATAGTTTGGAAGATACGATCTAATTTCATCATACGTTTGAAACCCGGAATCTATGAATTCATTTAGGATGGTATTCGAATCCTTTAACATTTCGCCTTGAACTTGAGATAAATAAGCTACCTTAACATCAGGATTGATTTCAATGGCATCCTGATTATTTTTAAAAATTTCTCGGAGTAAAGTCGTTTTCCCGGTACCGTTAGGACCGATCAGGGCTACTTTATCTGTTGATTTGATCTCAAAGTTCACATTTTCCAAAAGCAACTCGTCAAAGGAAACGCTATAGTTATTGACGTTAACCACAACGGTGTCTTCCATTTCCTTATCGATCCCAAAACGGATATTCGGCTGTTTGATATCGACAAATGGCTCTTTTATTCGACGTGCTTCCAATCTCTCTTGAAACTTGACTCTGGCTTTTAACGCTCTTCCTCTGGAAGCTTCCGAATTATACGTGGCGATCTCTCTAAGATTGTCGATGATGTGATCATATCTCTCAATTTCCTCAGCTTCAGCAACTGCGATTTCTTGCAGTTCGATCTTAGACTGAAGCAGTGAGAAGTTATAATCGATATATCGCCCGTCAAACTCTTGGAGCTCTGTGTTTTCTAGGTGTATGATTTTGTTGAAACAATGATTCAACAGATACCGGTTGTGCGTAACGACCAGCAGCATTCCCTTGTGAGAGTTAATCAATTTTTTAAGCGCGTTCAGGTTTTCAAAGTCTAGAAATACATCGGGTTCGTCCATAATCATGAAGTCTGGACGATTCAGCATTTCCTTCATCACTTGAATAAGTTTGAATTCCCCGCCGCTTACGGCGGATATACTAAGATCTTTGAGCTTCATGAGGTTGGCAAGGTTTAACTGTTTATTGATGTTTTTTTCGAAATTATCCCCATCCATCGCTTCGAAGGCATCCAAAGCCAATTGTAGCTTTTCCATCAGGGAATCCATATCCGATGTGGTGGCCATCTCCGCATAAATTGCTGTAATTTCATCTTGTATCTTGATGAATTCTTCTGCGATATATTCAAAAACGGTCATTTCTTTTGTTTTGTCTACTTGCAAAAACTGACTCACATACCCTATTCTGCAATCGGGGTCTATCTCTAACTTGCCCTCGAACAAATATCGTTCCGGATCCATCAGGATATCGATCAATGTACTTTTTCCACTTCCGCTTGTTCCGATAAAAGCACAATGTTGTG
The nucleotide sequence above comes from Paenibacillus sp. W2I17. Encoded proteins:
- a CDS encoding ABC-F family ATP-binding cassette domain-containing protein, producing the protein MIKVENLSFSFPQKELYKNISFTFEEAQHCAFIGTSGSGKSTLIDILMDPERYLFEGKLEIDPDCRIGYVSQFLQVDKTKEMTVFEYIAEEFIKIQDEITAIYAEMATTSDMDSLMEKLQLALDAFEAMDGDNFEKNINKQLNLANLMKLKDLSISAVSGGEFKLIQVMKEMLNRPDFMIMDEPDVFLDFENLNALKKLINSHKGMLLVVTHNRYLLNHCFNKIIHLENTELQEFDGRYIDYNFSLLQSKIELQEIAVAEAEEIERYDHIIDNLREIATYNSEASRGRALKARVKFQERLEARRIKEPFVDIKQPNIRFGIDKEMEDTVVVNVNNYSVSFDELLLENVNFEIKSTDKVALIGPNGTGKTTLLREIFKNNQDAIEINPDVKVAYLSQVQGEMLKDSNTILNEFIDSGFQTYDEIRSYLPNYGFEGEILDQKIESLSGGEKNMLQLAKVSASQANVLLLDEPTSHLDIYTQIALEKAIEDYKGAIIMISHDFYSVVNGMDYVLIIEDKTISKMSIEEFRQMIYASHFDENYLENEQKKKSVEMKIELALKDTNFELAKSLVDELEKLIKLL